Sequence from the Prunus persica cultivar Lovell chromosome G5, Prunus_persica_NCBIv2, whole genome shotgun sequence genome:
ATTAGGAAAGTGGGTCTGACAAGTTTGCACAAGCATGTCGATAGGGTAAAtttgcattttttatttagcaAAATGGAAATGAGACATCTTAATCATGCAGAAGAATAACAGTGTAATCTGATGACTAATGCTTGTTCTAATGTTGAGTGGGAATAACGAGTGcatgtgtttttaattatggTAAGAGCGGCTAAAAGTTTAGGACAAAACGGTGATTAGAATCTTAATTTAGATAAGTTTATAATGTTCTTAAATGGGGGCCACTCAAACTTGAGAAGGATTATTATTAGAAAAAAAGGTGCTTAAAATTAATGTTCCCTTTGCCAATGGTAATCTTTCTGTCAGCATATTTTGCTAAAACTTCTGTTGGGATCTTTCAGTAAAGATTGAGTTTGCTGAGGAGGAGTTTAGTTCAAATTTTGTCTTATTGGGCATGTTGAAATCAGAACAAATCTGATGCTGCTGTTTTGACATAATATTCCTGAAACTGATTGCATAATTTGAAGGTGTAACTTTGCATCTGTTATTAGAACTGGTTGTGCTAGAGATTGTTCATGGTAATTTTATTTCTGgggttaaaagaaaaaagatgaagcATGGAAATCACTTCATTGAAAAAGTGCTTTTCCCTCACTTTTTTTGGGCTCATATAGATAGTGCCAACAGCAGAGCaggtttcaattttcaaacagAGGAAAACTCACATGGGCTTTTGGCAGAGAACCAGCAAACCATAATTTCTCCAGTTTATTATTGAATGAAAGAGAGATTTTCAAACCAGCAATGCTGAGTTTTCAGTTTGAGCCTGTGGGGGATGGTAATCAATCATAGATAAGAAGATGCCACTGCAAGCTAGTGGTCTCTAGGTTCAGAAGTAGCTGGTGCTTGTTGACATTTTGTGATTCCCTATTGTTGGGTGTTTAAAATTAAACACCTACATTAAACAATCTAAGAGCAGAATAGCAATTATCAGCATCTTTCTCATTGTGATTGTTGTAAAAGCAGACTCTAATCACACTAGGTGAATGCAGAAATAAACTCAATGCAGGATATATCTCCATATATATAGGTGCTTCCAATCTtggttattttatatttaaaacacAAGAGTTACAAGTTTTAAAGACAAACATTAGCTACCACAGTTGGGTTATATCATGATTCCCAACCTCTAAAACTTAGTTCACCAGGGATGATGCCTTGTAGTAGTTGTGAAAGGCTTCAACTCCCAGATTGGTGATATATCTACATATATGCACACCATATTTTAAAATCCTAATAAAGTGATGTAATACAATACATAAATAGGAATAGATCTTATTCATGACCATTTTAAATAACAGTTGACAGAAGTCTTGGTATATTCTCCATCAGTTGACAGAAATGAAGGGAAACTTCAGGCTTATATGAAACTTCATAAGACATCCACATTTCATACAACCTGCAGTCCATCCAAAAATGGACTGGTCATTCAAtcaatacatacatatatgtacCTATAAAATAGATGCAAATTTATTTAGCAAGCTTGTCGAGCTGCAAATCCATGAACTCGGAGATGGCTTCAAGAAATGCAGCTTCACTCATTCCAGGGAGCAAGGAATCCTGAGCTTCACGCACAATCTCCTCAATCACTGAttctttgtttatattttctctacACATGAGGCTCCCAATAGCAAAGGGGGTGAGACCTCTCTCTACCCCTTTCTTCAGAAGCATAGTGGAGATACGGAGCGTGCGGGCGCTCTCAATAGGAATATCCCACCCATAAAACTTCAGAAGTGCAATATCTTGTTCAGCATCTAAAGAATTTATGTACTCAATGGTGTCAAGAGAATAAGGCTGGCAAGCTTGTGGCCAATAAAGCCAATCAAATGTGCAATCTTCAAACTGCGGACAGAGGAAAGGTTATTATCagttaaagaataaaaaacccaaatcaaaCCTATATGATCGAAAATATGGTGAGAAAAATACAGGTGTACGGAAATCATTCTGGCAGGTAAAGAAAGAGCACcaaccaacaaaatttataaacaCACTGCTCCAACTATTTAGATGTAAGATaagataaaagaataaaagaccACCCTAGTTTAAGTTGGAAATTTATTAACCCATTAAACAGTCATTTTCAACCTAGATCCAACATGAACCCTATTGCACCCACATGGAGATTAAATGAACATCTGTTAGAATCTACAACCATAGCTTCATAATTCacagaaaattatgaaaagaagGCAATGGCAAGAACGATGGTGCAAACATTTAAGATATTACTAAGATAGCAAAGCATGAAAGCAAAAACGTATTTACTTACATTCTCAGGAAGGCAGTATCCATGATCAATTGGAATGAGCACAGTCTGACCATCTTCCCCTTTTCTAAACAAAATATTCCCGGCATGCCTGTCGGCATTTGCCATTCTTAGATCAAACACACTAATCTTGTGCACCTCCTCCACGGGGAAACGACTAGGACCCATGTCCTCACAACTTCCATCATTCTTCATGAACATCTGCAATGACCCAATCTTAACATTCTTTAATGAGCCTTCATACCCTTTCGAATAATTAAAGCCTTTGTGCAAGCACCTAACCAAAACTGTGGGAGGCACGCCAGCAAAGCCAATAGCCTCTCTTGATAAGTTGCGAGGCCCGCCCTTGGGATGATCCAATACGTATGCTGCAACTTCCCTCAGGGCTCCTTCTCCCACCCTTGTTCCCCTTTTCAAACCTTCACCATCCGGAGATACGGCCAAGCCATGGGGATTGTTCACTGCATTAGGCTCCTCATCAATAGGCTTGAAAACAGAAATAAACTCTTGGGAAGGATCTTGCATGAAATAAGTTCCTCCAGTCCCCTCAGAGGATCTTATAGGTTGATTGCCCTTCTGCAAACCATTAAATGTAGAGTTAAACATGTCCCATACATAAGAGGGAACTTTAACCTTGGGATTGACAATAATTGGTTCCAACAAGAAATCTGGATTTCGAAAAGCCGACTCCCAGGTTACAACTGGAACCCCCTCGGGTCGGTGGTTGGCTACTCCATTGACTCCTTCTCTTGTTTCATCAGAAACTGGTGCCACAACTGAAAGCTCCAAATCTTTGTCAAAATGTTTAGCTCTAACCTTTGCAGATTTCTGAACCACCAGGTGAATAACATCATCATTGTTCTTACAAATATCATCAATAAGCCTCTGGTCATCAAGCTTTTCACCGTTGCAGAAAAGTTCTTGATCCTCAGGATCATAACCTTTCCCCTTTTTCAAAATCCGTTGCTTCAGGTACCCGACCTTTCGATGTCGATCAACATGGAAATCAAATTCCTTCCCACAAATGGTCTTAACAGTGATATGCAAAAGATCAGAAAGTCTAAGAACCAAATGCAAAACATTCTCACCAGTGATACCATAGTCCTTAATGAGAGTATCGTTCCGGGCCAATTCCCTGCCTTCGAAAACAAGCTTTTGCTTCTTTACCACGAATCCATTGCATGTTTGGATCCTAAGCTTCACTGAAGCAATCGAATCCGACTCTAAAACACGCAGAGGAATCACGGAGCCGGAAACCCGGAGATATAACATGATTGATTCGCTAGAAAAATGCCCCAGGTGGCTTTCAAAAAACCCAGCAGCAGAATTTACCGACTCTTTCCGAATCGGACTCAGAGCAACATCAGCAACAGACATTTTTCAAATACttcaactttttctttcaaaccccccaaaatgaaaaaaccagGACCTCTTTGTTTCTGTTGCCTACTGATATTCAAATTGGCCCTACACAATCAAGGCCCCTAGATCACATTGATCAAATACCCAGatgctaaaaataaaaaaaaataaaaaaaaaaaacaagacccaaaaaccaaaatctgTACAGCAGATTGACAGAGCcaaacaaaagggaaaaaatcgaaaatccccagaaagaaatgaaatttaaataGAATTCCAAATCCCCGGGATTCAAGAGAAACCCTTTGCACGAAGCCAGATGcctaaatcaaagaaaaatgtaaaaacaaaatccaactTCTTCTTGAAGCTCCCACAAAGAtttcaacaataaaaaaaccagTCTAATTTTGTAAATTGAAAAGTTGGGGTCTTGAGGGTAATGGAAAAACTCTCATAGAAAGAATTAGGGCAGAGAATTGCAATTTGGAGGAGAGAGTGGATTCTTACCTTACGGGAAAGAATCAAATGAAATGGGCAAAGGAAATGGGCTTAAATTGCATGACCAACAAGTGTGGCGATTAATTGCCGAGTAATTGAGCCGAGTTTTTTCACTTTCCGAGAATGGGATGTAAAAATTCGGGGTCTTCTAAAGCTCCCGCGATATTCTCCCCCGAGTTTTTCTGGTCCGAAAATTATGTCGTcgataagagagagagagtgaaagaCTGAAAGAAAagcgaagagagagaggaggggacGGTATT
This genomic interval carries:
- the LOC18776494 gene encoding phosphatidylinositol 4-kinase gamma 2, with product MSVADVALSPIRKESVNSAAGFFESHLGHFSSESIMLYLRVSGSVIPLRVLESDSIASVKLRIQTCNGFVVKKQKLVFEGRELARNDTLIKDYGITGENVLHLVLRLSDLLHITVKTICGKEFDFHVDRHRKVGYLKQRILKKGKGYDPEDQELFCNGEKLDDQRLIDDICKNNDDVIHLVVQKSAKVRAKHFDKDLELSVVAPVSDETREGVNGVANHRPEGVPVVTWESAFRNPDFLLEPIIVNPKVKVPSYVWDMFNSTFNGLQKGNQPIRSSEGTGGTYFMQDPSQEFISVFKPIDEEPNAVNNPHGLAVSPDGEGLKRGTRVGEGALREVAAYVLDHPKGGPRNLSREAIGFAGVPPTVLVRCLHKGFNYSKGYEGSLKNVKIGSLQMFMKNDGSCEDMGPSRFPVEEVHKISVFDLRMANADRHAGNILFRKGEDGQTVLIPIDHGYCLPENFEDCTFDWLYWPQACQPYSLDTIEYINSLDAEQDIALLKFYGWDIPIESARTLRISTMLLKKGVERGLTPFAIGSLMCRENINKESVIEEIVREAQDSLLPGMSEAAFLEAISEFMDLQLDKLAK